The DNA window GGGCGGGCCCTGAAGGACCTCACCCTGGAGGAGCTCAAGGCCCACCACCCCCTCTTCGCCGAGGACGCCCTCCCCCTCCTCCGGCTGGAGACCGCCCTCCATCGCCGCCATTCCTTCGGGGGAACGGCCCCCGAGGCGGTGCGGGAAAGGCTTTTGGAGGCCAAGCAGGAGGTGGGCCTTGACTGAGGTAAGGGGAGTTCCGCTGGCTACGGTGGCCCTGCCCGCGGTACGGCGCGAGGCGGGGGTGGAGCTCCGCAAGGCGAGGCTAGGGGATGTGGACGCCATCTACTGGCTCATCCGCTACTGGGCGGAGAAGGGCTTGATGCTGGTGCGGAGCCACAGCCACCTCTACGAGAACATCCGGGACTTCCTGGTCCTGGAGGACGAGGACGGCCACATCGTGGGCACCGTGGCCCTCCACGTCCTATGGCGCGATCTCGCGGAGATCCGGGGCCTTGCCGTCCACCCTGAGCGCCAGGGCCAGGGTCTCGGGCGCTGGCTCGTCCTGGGGGCGGAAAGGGAGGCCCGGGACCTGGGGCTTCCCCGGGTCTTCGCCTGGACGCTCCAGGTGAACTTCTTCCGGGGCCTGGGCTACCGGGTGACCACCCGCGAAGCCCTCCCCCCGAAGGTCTGGAGCGAGTGCAACGCCTGCCCCTTCTACGAGAACTGCCGGGAGATCGCCGTCATCAAGGAGTTTTCCCCAGGGGCTTCCGGGGGCTAGAATGAACGGGATGGGCACCCTGATCCGCTACCTGGAGGAGGAATGGCTGGAGTGAAGGAGCGCGCCGTTTTGGTCCTGGAGGACGGCACCGTCTACCACGGCTACGCCTTCGGCGCCCGGGGGAAGACGGTGGGGGAGGTGGTCTTCAACACCGCCCAGACGGGCTACCAGGAGATCCTCACCGACCCCAGCTACCACGGCCAGATCGTGGTCATGACCTACCCCCACCAGGGCAACTACGGGGTCAACGTCTACGACATGCAGTCCAACCGCCCCTGGGTCCGGGGCTTCGTGGCCAAGGAGTTTAGCCGGGTGGCCTCCAACCCCCGGGCCCAGCAGACCCTGGCCGAGTTCATGGAGTTCTATGGGGTGGTGGGGATTGAGGGCATAGACACGAGGGCCCTGGTGCGGAAGATCCGGGAAGGCGGGGTGCTGAAGGGGACCATCGCCCACGCGAGCCTTTACGGCGCTCCCGACCACGCCTTCACCGAGGAGGAGCTCCATAGGCTCCGGGAAGAGGCCCGCTCCTGGACGGACATTGACGGGCGGGACATGACCCCCGAGGTCACGACCCCCCTCCCCTACGCCTGGCCCACCCTGAGGAGCGGGCGGCGGATCGTGGTCATGGACTTCGGCATCAAGCACGCCATCGTGGAGAACCTGGCCCGGCTGGGCTTTGAGATCCTCGTGGTGCCCGGGAAGACCCCGGCCCACCAGATCATGGCCCTGGAGCCCCACGGCCTCCTCATCTCCAACGGGCCCGGGGACCCTTCCATGCCCCGGTACGCCCACGAGACCATCTGGAAGCTGATGGGGCTTTTGCCCACCTTCGGCATCTGCCTGGGGCACCAGCTTCTGGCCCTGGCGGCGGGGGGGCGGACCTACAAGATGAAGTTCGGCCACCGGGGGGCAAACCATCCGGTGAAGAACCTCCAGACGGGCAAGGTGGAGATCACCAGCCAAAACCACGGCTACGCCGTGGACATAGACTCCCTCAAGGACTTCCGCCCCACCCACGTGAACCTCAACGACGGGACCCTCGAGGGCATGGCCCACGCCCGCTACCCCGTCTTCTCCGTCCAGTACCACCCCGAGGCCTCCCCCGGGCCCCACGACGCCCTCTACCTCTTCCGCCGCTTCCTGGAGGAGGTAGAGGCCTTCCACGGGGCCACGGGGCTTCCCGTGGAGAAGCTGCGGGCGGACCCGCACGGGATATAGCGGCTTTAAACGTCCCGGTTCCCCCCGGAAAGAACGAGGGCAAGGGTTCCGGGAAGCCCCGCCCCGTGCTCCAGCACCGCGGCCAGGGGCAGGGCCCCTGTGGGCTCCACCCCCTGCTTGGTGCGGGTGAGGAGGAGGCGCTCAGCCTCCAAGATGGCCTCCTCGCTCACGGCAAGGATCCCGTCCACCTTCTCCCGGATCACGGCGAAGGGGCGCTCCCCTAGGCTTAAGGTCCGCACCCCGTCGGCCCGGGTCCTGGGGACCTCCGTGAGGCGCACGATCCGTCCCGCTTCCAGGCTCCTCCTCGCGTCGTCTGCGGCCTCGGGCTCCACCCCCAGGACCAGGGTCTCCGGGGAGAGGGCCTTCACCGCGGCGGCCACCCCGGCGAGGAGCCCCCCACCCCCTACGGGGACCAGGACGGCCTCGGGGAAGACGCCCCTCCGTCCCGCCTGGGCTAAAAGCTCCAGGCCCACCGTGCCCTGTCCGGCCATGACCAGCGGGTCGTCAAAGGGATGGAGGAAGGCGTAGCCCGTTTCCTCCACGAGGGCCCGGGCTACCTCCTCCCGGTTCTTCGGGGTCACCCCTCGGTCCACCACCTCCGCCCCGTAGGCCCGGGCGGCGGCCTTCTTGAGGGGGCTTGCCTCCTCGGGCATGACCACCAGGGCCCGCACCCCGAGCACCCTCGCGGCGTAGGCCACCCCCTGGGCGTGGTTTCCGCTGGAGACGGCGAGGAGCCCCTTGGGGTTTTCCAGGGTGAGGGCCTTGGAGAGCGCCCCCCGGGCCTTGAAGCTCCCGGTCTTCTGCAGGTGCTCGGCCTTAAGGAGGAGGCGCTTGCCGAAGAACTCGTCCAGAAGCCTCGAGGTGAGGAGAGGAGTGCGGTGGGTGTAGGGGGCGATGCGCCGGAAGGCGGCATGGATCTGCGCTAGGTCCATGCCCCCATGATGCCAGGGTGGACACGCCGCACAAGGGGCGCTAAAGTGGTAGGGGTATGGACTTCCTCTACACCCTGGTCATCCTCCTCTACCTCGGCGTGGCCGGGCTTTTGGTCTACCTCGTCCTGGTGCAGGAGCCCAAGCAAGGGGCAGGGGACCTCATGGGGGGATCGGCCGACCTCTTCTCCGCCCGGGGGGTTACGGGAGGGCTTTACCGCCTCACCGTGATCCTGGGGGTGGTTTTCGCTGCCTTGGCCCTCCTCATCGGTCTTTGGCCCCGTTGACAACCAGCCTTCCCCCCGGTACCATAGGCGTTGCCTGGGGCCGTGGCGCAGTTGGGAGCGCGCCTCAATGGCATTGAGGAGGTCAGGGGTTCGAATCCCCTCGGCTCCACCAGGAAAGCCCCCCGCAAGGGGGGCTTTGGCTTGCAGGAAGCCTAGGGCTTGGGTATAGTGGAAGACCGGTGGGCCCGGAAGAGGCCCGAAGGGGAAGCCATGTTTGCGATCATCCAGAGCGGCGGAAAGCAGTACCGGGTGGAGCCTGGCCAGAGGCTTAAGGTGGAGAGGCTGGACCTCGAGCCCGGAAGCCAGCTTGCGCTCCCCGTCCTCCTCCTCGGGGGGGAGAAGGCGGCCGTTGGGGCCCCGGTGGTGGAGGGGGCCCAGGTGGTGGCTGAGGTTTTAGGCCACGGCAAGGGCGAGAAGATCACCGTCTCCAAGTTCAAGGCCAAGGTGCAGTACCGCAGGAAGCGGGGGCACCGCCAGCCTTACACCGAGATCCTCATCAAGGAGATCCGGGGGTAAGCCATGGCGCACAAAAAGGGACTGGGTTCCACTAAGAACGGCCGCGACTCCCAGGCCAAGCGCCTAGGGGTGAAGCGTTACGGCGGCCAGGTGGTGCGGGCGGGCCACATTCTGGTGCGGCAGCGGGGCACCCGGTTCAAGCCGGGGAAGAACGTGGGCATGGGCCGGGACTTCACCCTCTTCGCCCTGGTGGACGGGGTGGTGGAGTTCCAGGACAAGGGGCGGCTGGGCCGCTACGTGCACGTGCGCCCCTTGGCCTGAGGCGTAGCCTGGTGTTCCAAGACGTCCTCCTGATCACCGTCGCCGGGGGGAGGGGTGGCGACGGGGCCATCTCCTTCCGCCGGGAGAAGTTCGTGCCCAAGGGAGGGCCGGACGGGGGCGATGGCGGGCGGGGGGGTAGCGTCTACCTGCGGGCCCGGGGCAGCGTGGACTCCCTCTCTGAGCTCTCCAAGCGGGCCTACAAGGCCGAGGATGGGGAGCACGGTAAGGGGAGCGGGCAGCACGGCCGGGCCGGGCGGGACCTCTTCGTGGAGGTACCCCGGGGGACGCGGGTTTACGACGCGGACACCGGCGAGCTCCTGGCCGACCTCACGGAGGAGGGGCAAACGGTCCTGGTGGCCCGGGGCGGGGAGGGGGGGCGGGGGAACGCGCACTTCGCCACCCCCACCCGCCAGGCCCCCCGCTTCGCCGAGGCCGGGGAAGAGGGGGAGAGGAGAAGGCTTCGCCTCGAGCTCTTGCTCATCGCCGACGTGGGCCTGGTGGGCTACCCCAACGCCGGCAAGTCTAGCCTCTTGGCCGCCACCACCCACGCCCGTCCCAAGATCGCCCCTTACCCCTTTACCACCCTGAGCCCCAACCTGGGCGTGGTGGAGCTTTCCCCGGAGAGGCGCTTCACCCTGGCCGACATCCCCGGTTTGGTGGAGGGGGCAAGCCAGGGACGGGGCCTGGGCCTCGAGTTCCTGCGGCACATCGCCCGCACCCGGGTGCTTCTTTACGTTCTAGACGGGGCCGAGGAGCCCCTGGAGGCCCTCCGCACCCTGCGCCAGGAGGTGGGGGCTTACGACCCGGGGCTCCTCCGGCGGCCGAGCCTGGTGGCCCTCAACAAGGTGGACCTCCTCCCTCCCGAGGAGGTGGGGGCGAAGGTGGCCGCCCTTGCCCAGGAGGGGCTCCCGGTCCTGGCGGTGAGCGCCCAAAGCGGGGAGGGGCTTCCCGCCCTGAAGGAGGCCCTTTGGGCCCTGGTTCAGGCCACCCCGGCCCCCGAACTCCCCCGGCCCCTGCCCCGCGCCGAGGTGCGGGCGGGGGTGGAGGTGGTCCCCCTGGAGGAGGGGGTTTACGAGGTGCGGGCCCCGGAGGTGGAGCGCCTCCTGGCCCGGATCCGGGGGGACCTCATGGAGGCGGCGGGATACCTCCAGGAGGTCTTTCGCCGCCACGGCGTGGAGGCCGCCCTCCGGGCCAAAGGGGTGCGGGCGGGGGACCTGGTGCGGGTGGGCGGCCTGGAGTTTGAATACATCCCGGAGGTTTAGGTGCGCATCGGCCTCTTTGGCGGCAGCTTTGACCCCATCCACCTGGGCCATCTGATCGCCGCCAGCGAGGCCGCGGAGGCTTTGGGTTTGGACCGGGTCCTCTTCGTGGTGGCCGCCCGCCCCCCCCACAAGACCCCGGTGGCCCCGCCCGAGGCCCGCTACGAGATGGTCCTCCTGGCCACGGCCGAGGAGAGGCGCTTTTCGGCCTCGAGGTTGGAGCTGGACCGCCCGGGGCCCAGCTACACCGTGGACACCCTGGAGGAGGCCCGGAGGCTTTTCCCGGGGGACGAGCTTTTCTTCATCACCGGGGCCGACGCCTACCGGGACGTGCTCACCTGGAAGGAGGGGCGGAGGCTGCCCGAGCTCGCCACCCTGGTGGCCGTGGCCCGTCCCGGCTACGCCCTGGAGGCCATGCCCCTGCCCGTGGTGCCCCTGTACGTCCCCGAGGTGGGCATCTCCAGCACGGAGGTGCGCCGGCGGGTCCGCGAGGGGCGGAGCCTGCGCTACTGGGTCCCCCGCCCCGTGGAGGTGTACCTTGAAAAGCACGGCCTCTACCGCTGAGCTTCTGGAGAGGGTGAGGGCCCGGGTGCGCCCCGAGCGCTTAGAGCACATCCTGCGGGTGGCCGCCCTGGCCCGGGAGATCGCCCTGAGGAACGGCCTGGACGGGGACCGGGCTTACCTGGCTGGCCTTCTCCACGATGCCGCCCGCGACCTGCCCCCAGAGGAACTGCTCTCCCTGGCTCCCCCGGAGAACGAGGTGGAAAGGGCCCACCCCCTTTCCCTCCACGGCCGGGCCGCCCGCCGCCTGGCGGAGGCCTGGGGGGTGGAGGACCGGGAGGTCCTGGAGGCCATAGAGGGCCACGTCTACGGGGTGGATCCCAGCAACGGCATCGGCATGGCCCTGTACGTGGCCGACGTCTCCGAGCCCGGGCGGGGGGTGAACGGGGAGATCCGGGAGCTGGCCCTGGCGGGCAGGCTCCTCGAGGCCTACCGCCTAGCGGTGCAGAACAAGGTGGACTACCTGGCCGCCAAGGGCATCCCCGTCCATCCCCGGACCCTGGCGGTGTACCATGCCCTCTTGGGTGCGCCCTAGGCTTTCCTTCCTCCTCTTGGGCCTGGCCCTCCTGGCCCTAGGCGGGGTGCTCTCCCTGCCCCGGGCCTCCGGGGAGGGGCTTCGGCCCAAGCGGGCGGGGTCCTTGCCGGAGATGGGGCTGGTGGTGGCGGCGAGGGACGTGGAGTACTGCGGCTACCACACCCCTTGCGGCCCGGGAAGCCGCACCGACACCATCTTCTACCTGCGCCTCGAGGGGGGGGAGGTGAAGGGGGTGGCCATCCCCCGGGACCTCTTTAGCCCCGTGGCGGGGGGGAAGATCAACGCCGCCTACGGCCGGGGTGGGCCGGAGCTTTTGAAGCGGGCGGTGGAGGAGGCCACGGGCCTGGTGGCGGAGCGCCACCTCATCCTCACCCTAAAGAGCGTGGCCCGGGTGGTGGACGCCGTGGGGGGGGTGGAGGTGGTCCTGGAGAGGCCCATGCGCTACACCGACACCGCCGCCCGCCTCTTCATTGACTTCCCGGCGGGCCGCCTCCACCTGGGGGGGGAGGACGCCGTCAAGTACATGCGCTTCCGCCACGAGGCCCTGGGGGACTATGCCCGCTTGGACCGCATCAAGGAGGTGCTGGGTCAGGTGCTCAGGAAGGCGCAAAACCCCGCCACCTGGCCCGCCCTGACCCGGGCCTTGGGCGAGGTCTGGCGGGAGCTGGACACGGACCTCGCCCTGGAAGAGCTCCTCCCCCACCTGCCCGCGGTGCGGGGCCTCAGGCTTTCCCTGGCCACGCTCCCCGTGCGCGAGGGGCCGGGCACCTTTCTCTACGTGGACGAGGAGGCCAAGGCGCGCTTCCTTGCCGCCTTCTTCGGGGCCGCGCCTTCCTCCTCCCCGCCGCAGGTGGCCGTGCGCCTAAAGGGGTTGCCCGAGCTTCTCCCTTGGGCCGAGGCCTTCCTGGCCCGGGAAGGGGTGCGGGCCGAGGTGGAGGCGGCGGAGGTGGCGAAGAGCGCCGTCTACACCCAAGACCCCGAGGCCGGGGCCTATTTCGCCGACCTGTTCCACCTGCCCCTCTTGGCTCCCCACCGGCCCCTGGAGGGCGTGGTGGTGGAGCTGGGCCGGGACCTGCTACAATGAGGCTTGGATGGTGAAGACCAAGGAGGCGCTGGATCTGGTCGGGCGCATCAAGGATCTCCTCTGGGAAAAGAAGGCGGAAGGCGTGGTGGCCTTGGACCTGCGCAAGGTTTCGGAGAGCCTGGACTATTTCGTCCTGGCCAGCGCCACCAGCACGCCCCACCTGCAGGCCCTGGAGCGGCACGTGCAGGAGAAGCTGGAGGAGGAGGGCCTCCGCCCCCGGCCCACCGAGGGGCAGAGCCCCCGCTGGGTGGTCCTGGACTATGGGGAGGTGGTGGTCCACCTCATGACCCCGGAGGCCCGGGACTACTACGACCTCGAGGGCTTCTGGGCCGACGCCGACCGGATCTAATGGAATGGCCTTTTGGGGCCCCCTCTGCGGCGGGGTACTTCGTCCGGGGGGTTCACCTTATCCGGGGCGGGGCCAGGGGCCCCAGGATGAAGCGCTGGAAGGCCAGGTAAAAGCCCAGGTACACAAGGAGCTGGAACCAGAAGCTCTCGGCCAGCCTGAGCCCCAGGGCGCCGAGCAGGAGGATCAGGGCCACGGCGCCCATCATCACCAAGGTGGTCCGCAGGAAGACCCCGGGGAAGTACCGGAGGGCCTCCCGAAAGGTCTTGGGCCGCTTGGCCTCCCACTCCTTCAGGGCCTTCTTCTTAAGCTTCTCCTCGCGCTTCCTCTTGCCCACGGGGCAAGTATACTGGGCTCCGTGAGAACCGTGAGCACTGCGGCCGAGCTCCGCCAGGCCCTACCCCGGGAGGGGGTGGGTTTCGTGCCCACCATGGGCTACCTGCACCGGGGGCACCTTGCCCTGGTGGAAAGGGCTCGCCGGGAAAATCCCTTTGTGGTGGTCTCCATCTTCGTCAACCCCCTGCAGTTTGGCCCCGGAGAGGACTACCACCGCTACCCCCGGGACCTTGCACGGGACCAGGCCCTCCTCGAGGCGGCCGGGGTAGACCTCCTCTTCGCCCCGGCGGTGGAGGAGATGTACCCCAAGGGGTTTGCGACCAAGGTGGCGGTGGAAGGCCCCCTCACCGCCCTCTGGGAGGGAGCGGTGCGCCCGGGCCACTTCCAGGGAGTGGCCACGGTGGTGGCCCGGCTTTTCCTCCTGGTCCGGCCGCAGAGGGCCTACTTTGGGGAGAAGGACTACCAGCAGCTCCTCGTGGTCCGCAAAATGGTGCAGGATTTAGGCTTTCCTCTGGAGGTGGTGGGGGTACCCACGGTGCGGGAGGAGGACGGCCTGGCCCTTTCCAGCCGCAACGTGTACCTCTCCCCGGAAACCCGGGGGAAGGCCCCGGTCCTCTACCGGGCCCTCCTCGCCATCCGCGAGGCGGCCCAGGGGGGCCGGGGGGTGGCCGAGGCCCTGGAGGCAGGGGAGGGGGTGCTGGCCGGGGTGCCCGAGTTCCGCCCCGATTACCTGGCCGTGGTGCACCCGGAGACCCTCCTGCCCCTGTCCCGCTGGGTTCCCGGGGCCAGGGCCTTGGTGGCCGGGCGTTTTCCCGAAGTGCGCCTCATAGATAACCTGGAGGTGTACCCGTGAGCGAGGCCTCCGCCGAAGGCAAGCAGAGCCTTTTAGAGATGCTGAGGGCCATGGTCCAGGCCCGGGCCTCGGACATCCACCTCCAGGCCGGAGCCCCGCCCACCATCCGGGTGGACGGGCGGCTTAAGCCCTTCGCCAGCCGCCCCCTCACCCCGAAGGACACCGAGGCCATCGTCCGCGCCCTCCTCACCCCGGAGCAGCAGGAGGAACTGGAGTACCGCAAGGAGATGGACTTCGCCTACACCCTCCCCGGGGTGGCCCGCTTCCGCTGCAACCTCCTGAGGCAGCGGGGGAGCTTCGGCCTGGTCATGCGCGTGGTCTCCGAAGTGATCCCGAGCTTTGAGGCCCTGGGCCTCCCCCGGGAGACCCTCGAGGGCCTGGCGGCCAAGGAGCGGGGCCTCGTCCTGGTCACCGGGCCCACAGGGAGCGGCAAGAGCACCACCCTAGCGGCCCTCATTGACCACATCAACCTGCACTACGCCAAGAACATCATCACCATTGAGGACCCCATTGAGTTCCTGCACCGGCACAAAAAGAGCTTGGTGGTCCAGCGAGAGGTGGGGCTGGACACGGACAGCTTCTACTCCGGCCTCAAGTACGCCCTGCGCCAGGACCCGGACGTGATCCTCATCGGGGAGATGCGGGACAGGGAAACGGTGGAGGCCGCCCTCATGGCCGCCCAGACCGGCCACCTGGTCCTCTCCACCCTCCACACCCTGGACGCCTGGCGAACCATCAACCGCATCATTGAGTTCTTCCCCCTTCACGAACACCAGCAGGTACGCACCCTCCTCGCCGAGTCCCTTCTTGGCATCCTCTCCCAGCGCCTCCTCCCCCGGGCGGACGGCGCAGGGAGGGTTTTGGCCCTCGAGGTCCTCATCGCCACCCCCTATGTGCGGGAGCTCATCAAGGACGAGACCAAAACCCAGGAGATCAAGGGGGCCATGATGGAGGGAGGCCTCCACGGCATGCGCACCTTTGACCAGCACCTGGTGGAGCTCTACACGGAGGGCCTCATCTCCTTGGAGGACGCCCTCTCCGCGGCCACGAGCCCCCACGAGTTCCGGCTCCTCCTCACCAAGGCCACGGGGCAGGCCCACTGAGTTTCCACGTTTCCAGGAGGGGGTATAATCGGGGCCGGAGGCGGCTATGTTGGCAACGGGTCTAGAGATCCTCAAAAAGGCGCGGGCTGAGGGGTACGGGGTAGGGGCCTTCAACGTGAACAACATGGAGTTTGTCCAGGCGGTCCTCGAGGCCGCCGAGGAGGAGCGAAGCCCCGTGATCCTGGCCCTCTCCGAGGGGGCGATGAAGTATGGGGGAAGGGCCCTCACCCGCATGGTCCTGGAGATGGCCAAGGAGGTGCGGGTGCCCGTGGCCGTCCATCTGGACCACGGCTCTAACTACGAGAGCGTCCTCAAGGCCCTGAGGGAGGGCTTCACCAGCGTGATGATTGACAAGTCCCACGCGGACTTTGAGACCAACGTCCGGGAGACCAAACGGGTGGTGGAGGCGGCCCACGCCGTGGGGGTCACGGTGGAGGCGGAGCTGGGGCGGCTCGCCGGCATAGAGGAGCACGTGGCCGTGGACGAGAAGGACGCCCTCCTCACCAACCCGGAGGAGGCCCGGATCTTCATGGAGCGCACCGGGGCCGACTACCTGGCGGTGGCCATCGGCACGAGCCACGGGGCCTACAAGGGGAAGGGTAGGCCCTTCATTGACCTGCCCCGCTTGGAGAGGATCGCCGCGTTGGTGCCCGCTCCCTTGGTCCTCCATGGGGCGAGCGCCGTTCCCCCTGAGCTGGTGGAGCGCTTCCGGGCCTCGGGGGGGGAGATTGGGGAGGCCGTGGGCATCCACCCCGAGGACATCAGGAAGGCCATCTCCTTGGGCATCGCCAAGATCAACACCGACA is part of the Thermus islandicus DSM 21543 genome and encodes:
- the nadD gene encoding nicotinate-nucleotide adenylyltransferase translates to MRIGLFGGSFDPIHLGHLIAASEAAEALGLDRVLFVVAARPPHKTPVAPPEARYEMVLLATAEERRFSASRLELDRPGPSYTVDTLEEARRLFPGDELFFITGADAYRDVLTWKEGRRLPELATLVAVARPGYALEAMPLPVVPLYVPEVGISSTEVRRRVREGRSLRYWVPRPVEVYLEKHGLYR
- the rplU gene encoding 50S ribosomal protein L21, which encodes MFAIIQSGGKQYRVEPGQRLKVERLDLEPGSQLALPVLLLGGEKAAVGAPVVEGAQVVAEVLGHGKGEKITVSKFKAKVQYRRKRGHRQPYTEILIKEIRG
- a CDS encoding threonine/serine dehydratase translates to MDLAQIHAAFRRIAPYTHRTPLLTSRLLDEFFGKRLLLKAEHLQKTGSFKARGALSKALTLENPKGLLAVSSGNHAQGVAYAARVLGVRALVVMPEEASPLKKAAARAYGAEVVDRGVTPKNREEVARALVEETGYAFLHPFDDPLVMAGQGTVGLELLAQAGRRGVFPEAVLVPVGGGGLLAGVAAAVKALSPETLVLGVEPEAADDARRSLEAGRIVRLTEVPRTRADGVRTLSLGERPFAVIREKVDGILAVSEEAILEAERLLLTRTKQGVEPTGALPLAAVLEHGAGLPGTLALVLSGGNRDV
- the obgE gene encoding GTPase ObgE; protein product: MFQDVLLITVAGGRGGDGAISFRREKFVPKGGPDGGDGGRGGSVYLRARGSVDSLSELSKRAYKAEDGEHGKGSGQHGRAGRDLFVEVPRGTRVYDADTGELLADLTEEGQTVLVARGGEGGRGNAHFATPTRQAPRFAEAGEEGERRRLRLELLLIADVGLVGYPNAGKSSLLAATTHARPKIAPYPFTTLSPNLGVVELSPERRFTLADIPGLVEGASQGRGLGLEFLRHIARTRVLLYVLDGAEEPLEALRTLRQEVGAYDPGLLRRPSLVALNKVDLLPPEEVGAKVAALAQEGLPVLAVSAQSGEGLPALKEALWALVQATPAPELPRPLPRAEVRAGVEVVPLEEGVYEVRAPEVERLLARIRGDLMEAAGYLQEVFRRHGVEAALRAKGVRAGDLVRVGGLEFEYIPEV
- the yqeK gene encoding bis(5'-nucleosyl)-tetraphosphatase (symmetrical) YqeK — encoded protein: MKSTASTAELLERVRARVRPERLEHILRVAALAREIALRNGLDGDRAYLAGLLHDAARDLPPEELLSLAPPENEVERAHPLSLHGRAARRLAEAWGVEDREVLEAIEGHVYGVDPSNGIGMALYVADVSEPGRGVNGEIRELALAGRLLEAYRLAVQNKVDYLAAKGIPVHPRTLAVYHALLGAP
- a CDS encoding LCP family protein, which translates into the protein MRPRLSFLLLGLALLALGGVLSLPRASGEGLRPKRAGSLPEMGLVVAARDVEYCGYHTPCGPGSRTDTIFYLRLEGGEVKGVAIPRDLFSPVAGGKINAAYGRGGPELLKRAVEEATGLVAERHLILTLKSVARVVDAVGGVEVVLERPMRYTDTAARLFIDFPAGRLHLGGEDAVKYMRFRHEALGDYARLDRIKEVLGQVLRKAQNPATWPALTRALGEVWRELDTDLALEELLPHLPAVRGLRLSLATLPVREGPGTFLYVDEEAKARFLAAFFGAAPSSSPPQVAVRLKGLPELLPWAEAFLAREGVRAEVEAAEVAKSAVYTQDPEAGAYFADLFHLPLLAPHRPLEGVVVELGRDLLQ
- the secG gene encoding preprotein translocase subunit SecG; translation: MDFLYTLVILLYLGVAGLLVYLVLVQEPKQGAGDLMGGSADLFSARGVTGGLYRLTVILGVVFAALALLIGLWPR
- a CDS encoding type IV pilus twitching motility protein PilT, whose translation is MSEASAEGKQSLLEMLRAMVQARASDIHLQAGAPPTIRVDGRLKPFASRPLTPKDTEAIVRALLTPEQQEELEYRKEMDFAYTLPGVARFRCNLLRQRGSFGLVMRVVSEVIPSFEALGLPRETLEGLAAKERGLVLVTGPTGSGKSTTLAALIDHINLHYAKNIITIEDPIEFLHRHKKSLVVQREVGLDTDSFYSGLKYALRQDPDVILIGEMRDRETVEAALMAAQTGHLVLSTLHTLDAWRTINRIIEFFPLHEHQQVRTLLAESLLGILSQRLLPRADGAGRVLALEVLIATPYVRELIKDETKTQEIKGAMMEGGLHGMRTFDQHLVELYTEGLISLEDALSAATSPHEFRLLLTKATGQAH
- the carA gene encoding glutamine-hydrolyzing carbamoyl-phosphate synthase small subunit yields the protein MAGVKERAVLVLEDGTVYHGYAFGARGKTVGEVVFNTAQTGYQEILTDPSYHGQIVVMTYPHQGNYGVNVYDMQSNRPWVRGFVAKEFSRVASNPRAQQTLAEFMEFYGVVGIEGIDTRALVRKIREGGVLKGTIAHASLYGAPDHAFTEEELHRLREEARSWTDIDGRDMTPEVTTPLPYAWPTLRSGRRIVVMDFGIKHAIVENLARLGFEILVVPGKTPAHQIMALEPHGLLISNGPGDPSMPRYAHETIWKLMGLLPTFGICLGHQLLALAAGGRTYKMKFGHRGANHPVKNLQTGKVEITSQNHGYAVDIDSLKDFRPTHVNLNDGTLEGMAHARYPVFSVQYHPEASPGPHDALYLFRRFLEEVEAFHGATGLPVEKLRADPHGI
- the rsfS gene encoding ribosome silencing factor, translating into MVKTKEALDLVGRIKDLLWEKKAEGVVALDLRKVSESLDYFVLASATSTPHLQALERHVQEKLEEEGLRPRPTEGQSPRWVVLDYGEVVVHLMTPEARDYYDLEGFWADADRI
- the rpmA gene encoding 50S ribosomal protein L27; amino-acid sequence: MAHKKGLGSTKNGRDSQAKRLGVKRYGGQVVRAGHILVRQRGTRFKPGKNVGMGRDFTLFALVDGVVEFQDKGRLGRYVHVRPLA
- the panC gene encoding pantoate--beta-alanine ligase — its product is MRTVSTAAELRQALPREGVGFVPTMGYLHRGHLALVERARRENPFVVVSIFVNPLQFGPGEDYHRYPRDLARDQALLEAAGVDLLFAPAVEEMYPKGFATKVAVEGPLTALWEGAVRPGHFQGVATVVARLFLLVRPQRAYFGEKDYQQLLVVRKMVQDLGFPLEVVGVPTVREEDGLALSSRNVYLSPETRGKAPVLYRALLAIREAAQGGRGVAEALEAGEGVLAGVPEFRPDYLAVVHPETLLPLSRWVPGARALVAGRFPEVRLIDNLEVYP
- the fba gene encoding class II fructose-1,6-bisphosphate aldolase; protein product: MLATGLEILKKARAEGYGVGAFNVNNMEFVQAVLEAAEEERSPVILALSEGAMKYGGRALTRMVLEMAKEVRVPVAVHLDHGSNYESVLKALREGFTSVMIDKSHADFETNVRETKRVVEAAHAVGVTVEAELGRLAGIEEHVAVDEKDALLTNPEEARIFMERTGADYLAVAIGTSHGAYKGKGRPFIDLPRLERIAALVPAPLVLHGASAVPPELVERFRASGGEIGEAVGIHPEDIRKAISLGIAKINTDTDLRLAFTALIRETLGKSPKEFDPRKYLGPAREAVKEVVKSRMALFGSAGKA
- a CDS encoding N-acetyltransferase yields the protein MTEVRGVPLATVALPAVRREAGVELRKARLGDVDAIYWLIRYWAEKGLMLVRSHSHLYENIRDFLVLEDEDGHIVGTVALHVLWRDLAEIRGLAVHPERQGQGLGRWLVLGAEREARDLGLPRVFAWTLQVNFFRGLGYRVTTREALPPKVWSECNACPFYENCREIAVIKEFSPGASGG